The genomic region TTGCCGGGCGCGGTGGGCCGCATCCCGGCGTTCGGGATCGCGCCGCTGATCGCGGCGAGCCTGGGAATCATTGTGCTCGGCTTGTTGCGCACGCCGCTGCGCTGGTCCGGCGCCCTGGTGCTGCTGGCAGCGATCCTCTGGGGACTGTCGGCGCGGCAGCCCGACATCCTGATTGCCGGGGATGGCGCCAGCGTCGCGGTGCGGGGCAGGGACGGATATCTGCACCTGATCAGGACGAACAAGGACAGCTTTCTGCTCAAGGAATGGCTCGCTGCCGACGCCGATCCGCGCGATGCGGGCAGAGCCTCGCTTGCCGATGGCGTGTCCTGCGACGAATCCGGCTGCGTGACGCCACTGGCCGACGGGAGGCTGGTCGCGCTGGCACTGCGCGTCGACGCTCTCGCAGACGATTGCAGTCGGGCCGCCCTGGTGGTGACGACGTCCCGCGCCGCCCGATTGCGCGGCGATGGTGGTCGATCGGCAGCGGCTCGCCAGCCAGAGCGCGCTGGCGCTGACGCAGCGTGGTGACGGTTTTGTGGTTCAGGCAGTGAGGGCGAGAGGCACGAGCCGCCCCTGGTTGCCGGCCGGCGCCGGCGAGGGTGATTTCGACGGCAGCCTCGCGCCAAAGTCGACCGCGCCTCGCATCAAGGACGCAACGCCGGCGGACACCGATCTGCAAGCCGACGATTGATCTGATGGTGCGGAGCAACGCAGTGGTTCGGTGCGTCCGTTCGGATCTGCGGGGTGCAAACCACACCATCTCGCCGGCCACGGCCGGCGATGGCGATTCAATCCTGACCTCCGACTTCGTAGCCGGAGGGCGGCTCTGTCAGCCGATCGGCAGGTGCGTGACGGTCGGCTGCCTGTCGGCGGTGATCTGCGCCTTGTGCTCGCGCTCGGTGACCGACTGAGTCACCGGCAGTTGCAGCACCGTCGCGCGCTGGCCTTCGACGAGCTGCGTCACCAGCACGTATTTGCCGTCGGGGAATTCGATCGCATCATGATGGCGGTCGGGAACGTGCGGATCGATCTTGCCGAACTTGCCCACGCGGGAATTGATGGTGCGCGTCCAGATCCAGCGATTGTCGTAGCGGACGTCGTCGGCGAAGGCGAGCTCCGTCCCCGGCAGCAGGCAGACGGCAACAGACGGATCGGCTGCAGAGGCGAAGCCGCGCGTCGAGGTGCCGCGGAAGCTTGTCGTGACGATCGTCTCGCCGACTTCGGCGGGGCGCGACGCGACGGCATGTAGGCTGTAGTCACACATCGGGTGCTCCTCATGCTGGGATAGCAACCCGCGTCTCTTATCGAGGCGCAGGCCTCTATCAGAGTGGAAGCACGAACGCTCTGCTTGGTTGTGGGCAAATCTGCGGCTGGCTTCCGCAAGCCGCGATCACATTATCTTTCCCGAATTCAATAGGAACAAAGCTCGCCGCGATGCATTCGGGAGGCGCGTACGCGAACATTGCCAACTTGGCTGCAACGGCCGAACTTGACCGCTGGTCGCTGTTTCCTCGAACAACCGAGCCGCGAAGCGGTGCTGCTTGAAGCGGTGCTGCTTCGTCGGCGTGGCGAGGAGCCAGCGTTGGAGGAGGGGCCGGATAGTCTGTGCAGAACCAGAAAGGCTATCCAGCCGGAGCGGACGATGATCCGCTCCAATCTCTGACCGGCGATGCCGATCGGAAGCGCGCGAGGCGCCAAGCACCTCCGGCATGAAGTGCTTCCGATATGAAGTACTGCCGATAGAAAGACTCCCGGTATCAGTACTTCCGGTAAAGCCCGATCAGCTTGCCCTGAATCTTCACCCGGTTGGGCGGCAGGATGCGGACCTCATAGGCCGCGTTGGCGGGCTCGAGCGCGATCGAGGCGCCGCGACGGCGGAAGCGCTTCAGCGTCGCTTCCTCGTCGTCGATCAGCGCCACCACGATGTCGCCGGTATCGGCGCTCTCGTTGCGCTGGATCAGGGCCATGTCGCCGTCGAGAATGCCGGCTTCGACCATCGAGTCGCCGCGCACTTCCAGCGCGTAATGCTCGCCCGAGCCGAGCATGTCAGGCGGTACGCTGATAGTATGGCTGCGGGTCTGCAACGCCTCGATCGGCGTGCCGGCCGCGATGCGGCCCATCACCGGCACCGCGACGGGACGTTCGCCCTCGTCAGCGGGCAGGCTCGCGCTCGCACGCACCTTGCCGAGATTGCCCTCGATGACGCTCGGCGTGAAGCCGCGGCGGCTGCCAGCGGCTGCCTGGAGCTCCGGCAGCTTGATGACTTCAATCGCACGGGCGCGGTTGGGCAGGCGTCGGATGAAGCCACGCTCCTCGAGCGCCGTGATCAGGCGATGGATGCCCGACTTCGAGCGCAGATCGAGCGCATCCTTCATCTCGTCGAAGGAGGGCGGCACGCCGCTTTCCTTCAGACGTTCACTGATGAACCGCAGAAGCTCGTATTGTTTGCGCGTTAACATCTCGACCAAAGTCCCCCGGTTGATGTCGTCCGATTCCGAGACGCTGAATTCGGCCATAAGCCGCTGCATGCTCGAAACAAATCATGAACAGACACTATATGTTCGATACATGTTCCGCAACTGCTTAATTTACCGTGAACAGAGCAAAGTGCGCGGAACGCGCGTTGCGGGGGCGCTCAGACGGGGAGCCGCAACACTTCGCAAGCCGTGCCGGCTTCGGCCTTCGGCGCGAATGGTGCGCGGACGAGAAGTACCTGTGCTGCAGCGAGATCTGCAAGCAGCGAAGAGTCCTGATGATTGACGGGAACAACGACGCGTGTGCCATCGTCACGCTCCTCAAGATGCGCGCGCAGATAGTCCTCGCGCTGGTCGTTGGCGCCGACGTCGCGGCCGAGCACGGCGCGTTCACGGCGATGGTGAATCACTGAACGGCCCGACAGGGCGCGAATCAGCGGCACCATGAACAGGAAAGCGCACACGTAGGACGATACGGGATTGCCCGGCAGGCCGATCACACCCATTGCGCCGAGTCGCCCGTGCATCATTGGCTTGCCTGGCCGCATCGCGATCTTCCAGAACGCCATCGCGATGCCTTCGTCCCGCAGTGCCTGCTGGACCAGATCGTGGTCGCCGACCGATGCGCCGCCGGTCGTGATCAGGACGTCGGCGCCGCTCTCGCGGGCGCGGCGGATGCCGGCGGTGGTCGCCTCCAGCGTGTCGGCGGCAATACCGAGGTCGATGGTCTCGGCGCCCTCGCTGCGGGCGAGCGCGTGCAGGGCGTAGCCGTTGGAATAGACGATCTGGCCGTGGCCGGGCGTGGTGCCCGGCATCACCAGCTCGTCGCCGGTGGCGAGAATCGCGACTTTCGGACGCCTGACAACGGCAAGGTGCGGATGATCCATCCCGGCGGCGAGCGCGAGGTCTCGCTCGGTCAAACGGCTTCCTTGCGCAGGAGCACGTCGCCCTCGCGGAAATCGACGCCGGCGGGGCGGATGTGCCGGCCGGCGATTGCGGCTTCCTTGATCGTGATCCGCTTGCCGGCGGCGACCGTGTCCTCCTGGATCACGACGGCGTCCGCGCCAAAGGGAACGACGCCGCCGGTGAAGATCCGCACGGCCTCGCCGGCTCCGACCGTCCCCTCGAACGGTCGGCCCGCTGCGACTTCGCCGATGACGGTGAGCTCCGAATCGATCGTCGCGGCATCGGCCGCGCGCACCGCGTAGCCGTCCATCGCCGACATCGCCTGCGGCGGCTGCGTGCGCCGCGCCACGACGTCACGCGCGAGCACGCGATGGTAGGCCTCGTCGAGGGAAATCATTTCTTCCGGCAGCGGCTCTGCACCCGCCAGCACCGCGGCAAGCGCGTCAGAAACCGGCATCAAGGCCACGGCGAAAACTCCTGCTCGGCACGTTCGGGCGAATGTTCCGCACGTCTTCTAGCCGAGCGCAGGCGCAGAGGCAAAAGCGGCTGAGCAGGCACAGTCATCCCGCCCCTTCACATTGTTCCGGAAGGCAGGATCAAGCGCGTCGCGGCATGATCCGAAGGAGGTCACAGATCGGCAGGAGAGTGGTCATGGAAGCGACGAAAATCATGGCAAGGCGAGAACGCGCCATGGCCTGAATCGATCAGCTCCCTGCCTGCCCGGGAGTTACGTCGGGCGCCTTGGATCCCTGATCCTTGTCGGGCAGCGGGTCGGCTTGGGATTTCAGGTCGGCGGCCTTGCTCACAAGCTTGGCGGAAAGGTCCGAATCTGAAGTTGTCCTCGCGAATTCAAGAAGAAGAGAGGCCTGCTTGGTGAGGTAGGTTTTGCCCAGCACGATGATGCATCCGTCCGTAGAAGTCCCAACGGACTCTAAGAGTCCGGAAGGCGGTATTCCGTTCCCGGAACTCTGTATAAAAATGTACAAAGTGATCCGGTTCCTCAATTTTTCAAAATTGGTCCGTCGGGCCGTGCCGTCGTGGGTTTCGCGACAACGGACCGTCGTCAAATGCCCAATGCCTTCAATGCGTTCCCGACGTCACGCGGCGAGGTCACATGCACCGCCGTCAAGCCGCGCGCGCGCGCTCCCTCGATGTTTTCGGCAAGATCGTCGAAGAACACGATGCGCCCGGCGGGCACGCCGATCGCCGCAACGACGTGGTCGAAGGCCTCCGCATCCGGTTTGCGCAGGCCGATGCTGGACGACAAATACAGCTCGCGGAAATGGCCGAGGAGGTCGGCATATTCCCTCGAGAAATGGTCCACGTGCGGCCGGTTGGTGTTGGAGAAAGCATAGAGCGGCATCTGTTTCGCTGCGCGCGGCAGCAGCTCGGCGATGTCAGGCATTTCGCCGGCGAAAATCGCGTTCCAGCCTTCCAGGAACTGCGCATCCGAAATGCCGATTCCGAGCGAGGCTCGCAATGAGGCGAAATAGTCCTCATCGCTGATCTTCCCCATCTCGTGCAACCGATAGGCTTCGCTGTCCCGCACATAGCGCGCGACGATGGCTTCGGGCTTGCAGCCGGCATGTCCCGCCCAGCAGGCGATCGCCTTGGAGAAATCGATATCGAGCACGACGCGGCCGAGATCGAACAGGAGCGCATCCGCGCTGCCGGGAGAGAGCGATGTCACCTGCGTCCTTTCACTCAGTATCGATACGGCTCGTGGTCGAACAGCGGAAACGCGCTGAACACACTCGGCGCGTTGGTTGCGGTCGCCTGGTGCAGGCAGGATTTGTTGACCTCGGCGAACGAGGTCGCACCCAAGAGGCCGAGGCAGCGCAGCACTTCGTCCTCGAGCAGTTCCAGCATGCGCGCCACGCCGGCTTCGCCGGCCGCCGCCAGCGCCCAGCATTGCAGCCGGCCGATGCCGACGAGGTCGGCGCCCGCCGCGATCGCCTTGACGATGTCGGTGCCGCGACAGACACCGCCATCGACCATGATCTTGGCGCGGCCGTTCACGGCGTCGACGATCTCGGGCAGCACGTGCATGGCGCCGCGACCGTGATCGAGCTGACGGCCGCCATGGTTGGAGACGTAGATCCATTCGACGCCGTGATCGATCGCGATCAGCGCGTCCTCCGGCGTCGCGATGCCCTTGAGGATCAGCGGGATCTTGAACTTGTCCTTGATCATCTTCACCGTCCGCCACTCCAGACCCTTCTGGTAATCGCCCCCGGTGGCGCGCAAGCGGCTCTCGCGAACGTAGCGCTTGGCGATGTCACGTTCGCGGCGGCTGTAGTGGGCGGTGTCGACGGTCAGGCAGAAGGCGGCGTAGGCGTTCTTCTCGGCCCGGCTGACGACGTCGGCGACGAAGGCGTCATCGCCGCGCACATAGAGCTGGTAGAGCCGCAGCGCGTCGGACGCAGCTTCGGCGGTCTTTTCTAGGCCGGGCTCGGACACCGAACTGAGCATGTGCGCCGCACCGAAAGTGCCGCAGGCGCGTGCCACGCTCGCCGCACCATCCGGATCGAAGATCTGGAGCGCGCCGACCGGGGCGAGGACCACGGGCAGGCGCATCTTGCGGCCGAACTGTTCGACCGAACCTGTAACCTTGCGAACATCGCGCAGCACGCGCGGGCGGAAAGCGATCTCGTCCAGCGCCATGCGGTTGCGACGCATCGTGGTCTCGGTCTCGGCCGCGCCGACGATATAGTCCCATGCATTCTGGTTGAGGTTGGCGCGGGCTTTCCGGATGAATTCATGCAGATTCTGGAACGGCTCGGTGCTGGCGCCGAGCTCGACGTTCCTTTCCGGTTGGATGCGGGGTGCTTCGTTCATTGTTATCCTCCCGAGAATTTGAAGCCTTCCCTGATCGCCTAACCCGTCCGGGGCGCCAAAACCATCCTAAAATGGCATGGCTGCGAGGCGCGGGCCGGCCGGCCGACCCCCGCTGCGCACGAACCGGTCCTGCAACGTTGCCGAAAGTTTGGGTCCGGACCAACCGATTTTTACGGTGTACCCGCCGGCGTGGCATCCCGGCCTTGAAGAAACCAGAATGGTATTGTGAGAAGCAGGCTGGATCGCCATTTGCATGGCGGCTCCCAGCCCACCGAACCGCGAAGCAAAAAGGCCAGCCTATCCATGCGGAAAACCCTGCTGTTTCCACTGGGCGCGCTCACCGGAGCGTGTCTGACCCTTTTGGTAGCCAGTCCGCACGGCGGCGTTTGGGCGGCACGGGCGGCAGCGAGCGCGGATGACGCCTATTCCAAGCTCAATCTGTTCGGCGAAGTGTTCGAGCGGGTGAAGGCGAGCTATGTCGAGAAGCCTGACAATGCCAAGCTGATCGAAGGCGCGATCACCGGCATGGTGACCTCGCTCGATCCGCACTCGCGCTACATGAACGACAAGGCCTGGACCGAGATGCAGGAGACCACCTCCGGCGAGTTCGGCGGGCTCGGCATCGAGGTCACGATGGAGGAGGGGCTGGTCAAGGTCGTCTCGCCGATCGACGACACGCCGGCATCCAAGGCCGGCATCATGTCGGGCGACCTCATCAGCAAGATCGACGGCGATGCCGTGCAGGGCATGACGCTCGAGCAGGCCGTCAACAAGATGAAGGGGCCGGTCGAGACCCAGACCAAGCTCACGATCGTGCGCAAGGGCGCCGACGCCCCGCTCGACGTCGCGATCAAGCGCGAGATCATCCATGTGCGTCCCGTGCGCTTCCACGTCGAGAACGGGGATATCGGCTATATCCGCGTCACCTCGTTCAACGAGCAGACCACCGATGGCCTGAAGAAGGCGATCGCATCGATCACCAAGGAGGTTCCGCCGGAGAAGCTGGTAGGCTACGTGATGGACCTGCGCAACAATCCGGGCGGATTGCTCGACCAGGCCGTGTCGGTGTCGAGCGCGTTCCTGCAGCGTGGCGAGGTCGTCTCGACTCGCGGCCGCAATCCGGAAGAGACCCAGCGCTTTACCGCCCATGGTGGCGACCTCACCAAGGGCAAGCCGCTGGTGGTTCTTGTCAACGGCGGCTCCGCCTCAGCCTCGGAAATCGTGGCCGGCGCGCTGCATGACCACAAGCGCGCGACGCTGATCGGCACGCGCTCGTTCGGCAAGGGCTCGGTGCAGACCATCATTCCGCTCGGCACCGGCAACGGCGCGCTGGCGCTGACCACGGCGCGCTACTACACGCCCTCGGGCCGCTCGATCCAGGCCCAGGGCATCGCGCCCGACATCGAGATCCTCCAAGACGTGCCGCCCGAGCTGAAGGGCCGGATGGACACCATGGCGGAGTCCCAGATGCGCGGTCATCTCCAGGCAGCCGACGGCACCGAGCAGACCGGGTCGCAGTCCTATGTCCCACCGGAAGCGAAAGACGACAAGGCCCTGCATACGGCCTACGACTTCCTGCACGGCCAAACCGCGAATGCGGTCGCCGCCAAGCCGGCGTCGAAGGCTGCAGTGCCGAACTAGGCGCTCGCGACGGTAAGGTGTTGATCGCCCGGGAGCGGATAGTCGTTCCCGGGCGAACTTGTTTCGGGACGCTGTGTCAGCTCGGGTTCATGGCCGCGAAGGTGGCCTCGTAGCAGCCATCGCGCTCGGCCCAGCGGCGGGCGCGGTCGCGCTCGACCAGACCTCGCCGCCGGGATGAACCCGCAACTCCAGCAATTGCATGACCTCCGCGACACCTGCGTCGTGTGTATCGAGGAGAGCTTCTGGGAATGCCGCTGCGCCGACCACGAGGTCCGAACTAGCTTGCCTCGCGGCGGCGGCCTTCGTTGCCGCCGCGCCGGGCGAGACGGCTGCGATGAGCTGCGAACAGCTCCAGCACCTTGTCGGCGGGCTTTGCGGCGCTGAACAGATAGCCCTGCATCTCGGAGCAGCCGAGCGCGCGCAGCAACCGCTGCTGCTCCTCGGTCTCGACGCCCTCGGCCGTGGTGGTCATGCGGCGGGCGGCCGCGAGATTGACGACCGCCTGCACGATGCTGGCGGAGCCGTCGGGGCCGGCGATGTCGTTGACGAAGCAGCGGTCGATCTTGATCTTGTCGAACGGGAAGCGGTGCAGATAGCTTAGCGAGGAGTAGCCGGTGCCGAAATCGTCCAGCGCGATGCGGACGCCGATGGCGCGGAGTTGATGCAGGATCGCAAGCGCCGTGTCGTCGTCGCGGATCAGCACCGCCTCGGTGATTTCGAGCTCGAGCCGGCTCGCCGACAAATTGGAGGCGGCAAGCGCCGCCATGATCTTCAGCGCCAGCGTGCCGCTCTTGAATTGCACCGGCGAGACGTTGACGGCGAGGCGGATGTCGTCGGGCCAGTTCGCCGCATCCCGGCAGGCGGTCGCCAGCACCCATTCGCCGATCTCGTTGATCAGGCCGGTGTCCTCGGCGATCGGGATGAACTCCGCCGGCGAGACCATGCCGCGCTCGGGATGGCGCCAGCGCACCAGCGCCTCGCAGCCGGTGATGCGGTCGTCCTTCAGGCTGAGGCAGGGCTGGTAATACACCTCAAGGCCGCCTTCGAGCCCGCCTTGAGCGATGGCGTGGCGCAGGTCGATCTCGAGCTGCCGCCGCTCGTGGATCTTGGCGTCCATCTCCGACTCGAAAAAGCGATAGGTGCGGCGCCCCGCGGCTTTGGCGGCGTACATCGCCATGTCCGCGTTCTTC from Bradyrhizobium lupini harbors:
- the lexA gene encoding transcriptional repressor LexA, coding for MLTRKQYELLRFISERLKESGVPPSFDEMKDALDLRSKSGIHRLITALEERGFIRRLPNRARAIEVIKLPELQAAAGSRRGFTPSVIEGNLGKVRASASLPADEGERPVAVPVMGRIAAGTPIEALQTRSHTISVPPDMLGSGEHYALEVRGDSMVEAGILDGDMALIQRNESADTGDIVVALIDDEEATLKRFRRRGASIALEPANAAYEVRILPPNRVKIQGKLIGLYRKY
- a CDS encoding HAD family phosphatase, which encodes MTSLSPGSADALLFDLGRVVLDIDFSKAIACWAGHAGCKPEAIVARYVRDSEAYRLHEMGKISDEDYFASLRASLGIGISDAQFLEGWNAIFAGEMPDIAELLPRAAKQMPLYAFSNTNRPHVDHFSREYADLLGHFRELYLSSSIGLRKPDAEAFDHVVAAIGVPAGRIVFFDDLAENIEGARARGLTAVHVTSPRDVGNALKALGI
- a CDS encoding alpha-hydroxy acid oxidase, which gives rise to MNEAPRIQPERNVELGASTEPFQNLHEFIRKARANLNQNAWDYIVGAAETETTMRRNRMALDEIAFRPRVLRDVRKVTGSVEQFGRKMRLPVVLAPVGALQIFDPDGAASVARACGTFGAAHMLSSVSEPGLEKTAEAASDALRLYQLYVRGDDAFVADVVSRAEKNAYAAFCLTVDTAHYSRRERDIAKRYVRESRLRATGGDYQKGLEWRTVKMIKDKFKIPLILKGIATPEDALIAIDHGVEWIYVSNHGGRQLDHGRGAMHVLPEIVDAVNGRAKIMVDGGVCRGTDIVKAIAAGADLVGIGRLQCWALAAAGEAGVARMLELLEDEVLRCLGLLGATSFAEVNKSCLHQATATNAPSVFSAFPLFDHEPYRY
- a CDS encoding S41 family peptidase, which translates into the protein MRKTLLFPLGALTGACLTLLVASPHGGVWAARAAASADDAYSKLNLFGEVFERVKASYVEKPDNAKLIEGAITGMVTSLDPHSRYMNDKAWTEMQETTSGEFGGLGIEVTMEEGLVKVVSPIDDTPASKAGIMSGDLISKIDGDAVQGMTLEQAVNKMKGPVETQTKLTIVRKGADAPLDVAIKREIIHVRPVRFHVENGDIGYIRVTSFNEQTTDGLKKAIASITKEVPPEKLVGYVMDLRNNPGGLLDQAVSVSSAFLQRGEVVSTRGRNPEETQRFTAHGGDLTKGKPLVVLVNGGSASASEIVAGALHDHKRATLIGTRSFGKGSVQTIIPLGTGNGALALTTARYYTPSGRSIQAQGIAPDIEILQDVPPELKGRMDTMAESQMRGHLQAADGTEQTGSQSYVPPEAKDDKALHTAYDFLHGQTANAVAAKPASKAAVPN